Proteins co-encoded in one Podospora pseudoanserina strain CBS 124.78 chromosome 7 map unlocalized CBS124.78p_7, whole genome shotgun sequence genomic window:
- the PAM18 gene encoding mitochondrial import inner membrane translocase subunit TIM14 (COG:O; EggNog:ENOG503P48T) codes for MSKAPAQTPQTSSQQTRKPESEMSAVAIGAGVAVAAFLGRAGLVAWRRSRGGVGALGKAFYKGGFEPRMNKREAALILSLQESSITKDKVRKAHRTLMLLNHPDRGGSPYLATKVNEAKEFLEKTTSS; via the exons ATGTCCAAAGCCCCCGCGCAGACACCCCAAACCTCGTCTCAACAAACCCGCAAGCCCGAATCCGAAATGTCCGCAGTAGCCATCGGCGCAGGAGTAGCAGTTGCTGCCTTCCTC GGCAGAGCAGGCCTCGTAGCCTGGCGTCGCTCCCGCGGCGGCGTCGGCGCCCTCGGCAAAGCCTTTTACAAGGGCGGCTTCGAGCCCAGGATGAACAAGCGCGAGGCGGCGCTGATCCTGTCGCTTCAGGAGAGCTCCATCACAAAGGACAAGGTCAGGAAGGCGCACAGGACGCTGATGCTGCTCAACCATCCTGATCGCGGGGGGAGTCCGTACTTGGCGACCAAGGTGAATGAGGCGAAGGAGTTTTTGGAGAAGACTACTTCTTCGTAG
- a CDS encoding uncharacterized protein (EggNog:ENOG503P8XS) produces MSDDVFRRTGRGGAGNYYSKKDIEDVQKASEASADLEAQADLTNTATTIQQQPAPVPYSRGGRGGAGNFYGAADTAASAKQQSEDAERTKKAVAASIAARQKTGGTGRGGAGNYGAAAIPGADLPTPEDEQRKKLAEEEMEMKVLKEVEDQLGKPPGAYHRPGPEE; encoded by the exons ATGTCCGACGACGTATTTCGCCGTACGGGCCGTGGTGGGGCTGGCAACTATTACAGCAAGAAGGATATAGAGGATGTCCAGAAGGCTTCGGAGGCTTCTGCT GACCTCGAAGCCCAAGCCGACCTCACCAacactgccaccaccatccagcaacaacccgCCCCCGTTCCCTATTCCCGcggcggcagaggaggagccggcAACTTCTACGGCGCAGCAGACACGGCTGCCTCGGCCAAGCAGCAGTCCGAAGACGCGGAGCGCACCAAAAAGGCCGTCGCCGCAAGCATAGCAGCCCGTCAAAAGACCGGCGGGACTGGCCGTGGTGGGGCAGGTAATTACGGAGCGGCTGCCATCCCAGGGGCGGACTTGCCGACGCCGGAAGACGAGCAGCGGAAAaagttggcggaggaggagatggagatgaaggtgCTAAAGGAAGTCGAAGATCAACTGGGCAAGCCGCCGGGGGCATACCATAGGCCTGGGCCGGAGGAGTGA